The Candidatus Acidiferrales bacterium genomic sequence CCCTTCGAGAGGATGTAGAAGAGTTCGCCATCGGTCATGTCTTTCAGAGCCGCGGGGTCACGGTAGTCGCGGAGCTTGAGCCCCATCGCCTCGGCTAAGTCTCCTTTGCCGTCGCCTTCCTTGCCGTGGCACATCGCGCAATCGAAGCCGTACAGCCGCTTACCCTCGGCCACGGAGTCGGGTGTCGGCTTAACGGGGTTCTGGCGCTGGGCTTCTTCGGGAGGGATTTTGAACTCAGCGGGCGGTGGTTCCTGGACAGCCTTCTTCTTCTCTTGCGAAGAGCCAGCGAGACCAAGCAGCACTAGGCCGCAGATGATCGTGACTTCCTTCCACATGGCAACCGCCTATTCGCAGGGCAGCGCGCCGGACGGCCGGTACGTATGGAATGTGTTGCTGAACCTAATTATACACCTGTGGAGCGGACCCGGATTCAAGCGGGCGAGGACGGGGATTTTTGAGGGGAGGCGGGCACGGAAATCGGCGGTGGGAGGTGTGGGGATTGGCTTGGGAAGGCCGTTTTTCTTGTGGGGCTGGGGGGTTCTCTTCTTTCTATGGCGAGCCGATGGATTTTGTCGCGCATAGGCGCCGCGCGCCTCCTAAGCAGCAAAATTCAGGGGGGAGCCGGACGCTGCGTCCGGGTGGTTGGGTGGGTGGCGGGTTTGTGTGAGGGGTGCAGAGTGGAGTGCGGCTTGCGTATCCTAACGTGTCCGTGGATGTAGAATGCAAGCGCAAGGAGGTGCGCGCATGCCAAGAGCAAAGCAGCTTACCGTATGGGTGGAAGATCGGCCCGGGGTGTTAGGTGAAGTGGCCTCCGCCCTGGGGGCAAAGAAGGTAAACATCATTGGGTTCATAGCGTCGGTCGTGGAAGGGCGGGGTGCCATTCGGTTGGTTGTCGATAAGCCAGCGGCGGCCAAAAAGGTCTTTGCCGAACGCGGGTGGGAAACAACCGAGGAAAATATCGTCCAGGTTACCCTAACCGATAAGCCCGGCGCGCTAGGGAGTGCAGCGAGCAAGCTGGGTGCGGCTAGCATCAACATTCAATACGCCTACACTGGATCAGCGAAAGGCGCGCGAAAAGTCAACACGTTTTTTGCGGTGGTGGATGTGACGGCGGCACTGAAAGCTCTGCGCTAGAGCCGCCAGCCCTAGGTAGAGGAGCGAACAAGAGAGCAGGGGTGCCCGCTCCGTCAATGCGCCTCAGCGTCGGTTGTAGAGCCGGGAAACCGCCAATGCTGTCGCTAGTCTTCGCTTGCTTGTGGTGTGCCCTAGCGAGCCCGGAGAACCTCCAGGATCTGCCAGAGCATCAGAGCGATGCTGAAACCCAAAAGGCCCATTGAGCCCCGCCACCACACCGCGGGGTCGTGTCCCGCAATCTGGAACTTGAAAAAGCGGCTGCAGCCGCTCACCAGGTAGAGGATCACCGCCGCAACCAGCAAAGCCAGAATGAGCTGATCCATGGTTTTGCCCTCCTGTTGCGCTGAGCCTAGCACAGACTAGCAGGGCGTACCACCCGTTAACCGGAATGCGTGGCGGTGGCAACCGCTCATCTTAGGTGAGCTTGAGCAGGCAGGATATGCCTTTGGACTCTGCGGCTAGCTGCCAAGCGTTTTGCACCGAATCATTCAGTGGACGAGAAAGGAGGGGTTGCGCCATGCGCCGTTCGGAGCTCCCATCGCAACAGAGCAAGGACCGGTTGCAAACGCCAGTACAGGTGCTTTTGGCTTCGTCCGCCCACTAAGGAGGCCTGCCGAACTGTTCGATGAGAACAAAGTGCCATATACGGAAGGTCCCGCCGCTGGATGAATCTGTTAACAAAAAACTATGGCTTGGAACCAAAAAGAGGCCGAGGAGCGGCCTCAAGGGGTGTGGGCTGGTGGAAGGGGGCGGGACTACGCTACGGGAGTTTCCTCCTTTTCGACCCTGCGCTTCAGGGTTGTAACTTTTCTTCGAGAGCTTTCTTGCTTTTCAAACAGCGGCCCCACCCCAACCTCGCTTCTTCGAGTTGCTGGCGGATGTTTTCGTTCTTGGCCCAGGCTTTGTCTTTCAGGTCGTTACACTCGTTCTTAGCTGCCACACACTCCCGCAATGCGGTTTCCTTGGCGTGCAACGCGGCAGCATAGTCGGGTTTCGTCCTGAAGAACCACAGCCCCAGCCACAGCAGGGTCGCGAGCACAAAGCCAAAAACGAATGTGGCAATCAATTCGGTGGTCCACCCGGGCGCGGGATCCGAATATTTCATTGGTCACCTCTTCCACTGAAACAACGCGGCAGGCCAAATCGATCCCACGATTTTAGCAGGCCAGAGGTCATAGGATCGTGAGCTTAGAGAAAAAGGGCCGCGGGGTGCGGGTTAGTGCTATGAGGGGCGGACTACAGGTCGTTGTCGGCCAGGAAGCGGCCATAGTCGTTGGTTTCCAGCCAGTGGTAAAGGAAGACCTGGTAGAGATACGAAGCCACAATCTCCTCGCCCAGTTCATGTGTCTCCACGCAAAGAAAGGGCACCCCGAGACCCGCCAAAAGTGCGATCAGTGATTGGGTGATTTTGTTGGGATTGACGCTGCTGTACGCATAGGGAGACTTAACCTGGCTCAGGGCGGCGGTGATGACCAACAGGCGTTGTGGGTAACGGCTCATTTGCCGGAGCCGGCTAATGAAGACCGGCCGCTCGACGGTGAAGGAGTGAACCAAGTCAGACAGGTCTTTCCGCTCAACGGTACAGGTCTCCTCCAACCCGGCGACCGAGTAATCTCCCAGCTTCAATGGCTTTTTCTCCACGCCCTTAAACCAGCCACGAAAGCGAGCAAAAGAGAACGGGTTCTGCTCCCGAGTGTCCACGATCACCACCGGCCGAGGCGTGCGGAGTTGCGTCCCGCCACGCTCAGCCACGACCGGCTGTGCCGGGTGCGGCACCGGCGCCGCGGTCATCTGCCACTCAAGTGGGGACGTGATCAGCGTGCGCCGTCTCTTCATTTTGGCCTCGGCAGCGCAAGGATACCACGGCTATTGTGCCAGGAGTTTCGGCCGTCACCGGCCACTGGTGTCAAGTCTTGAGTCTTGAGTCTTGAGTCTTGGGTCTTTGCCTCTCTGTCTCCCGCTTGTCATTTTTGCCTTTCGAGAATAGAGTTCCCTGCGATGCGGATCTTCGTTCTGGGAGCTGGGGCCACCGGCTCGCTGCTCGCCGAGCTCTTGGCGCGGCAGGGTCATACCGTCTGGTGCGGCGACAAAGACCCGGAACGCGCCCGGCGCTTCCTGGGCAAGAAGAGCCCCATCCCGGTTTACGAGGTGAATGCGCGCAACCTGTGGGCGATCGTGCGCGCCGGACGGGGCTGCCACTTGCTGGTCAACGCCTCGCCAGCAGTGTTCAACGAGATCGTCCTGCGGGGGGCGCTGCGGTTGCGGGCGCATTACCTCGATATGGCCACGCATCTCTCCCGTTACCCC encodes the following:
- a CDS encoding cytochrome c, with the translated sequence MWKEVTIICGLVLLGLAGSSQEKKKAVQEPPPAEFKIPPEEAQRQNPVKPTPDSVAEGKRLYGFDCAMCHGKEGDGKGDLAEAMGLKLRDYRDPAALKDMTDGELFYILSKGKGKMPGDEGRMKPEQRWHMVNYIRSLAKKESPSK
- a CDS encoding ACT domain-containing protein, whose translation is MPRAKQLTVWVEDRPGVLGEVASALGAKKVNIIGFIASVVEGRGAIRLVVDKPAAAKKVFAERGWETTEENIVQVTLTDKPGALGSAASKLGAASINIQYAYTGSAKGARKVNTFFAVVDVTAALKALR
- a CDS encoding ERCC4 domain-containing protein — its product is MKRRRTLITSPLEWQMTAAPVPHPAQPVVAERGGTQLRTPRPVVIVDTREQNPFSFARFRGWFKGVEKKPLKLGDYSVAGLEETCTVERKDLSDLVHSFTVERPVFISRLRQMSRYPQRLLVITAALSQVKSPYAYSSVNPNKITQSLIALLAGLGVPFLCVETHELGEEIVASYLYQVFLYHWLETNDYGRFLADNDL